One genomic window of Anaerofustis stercorihominis DSM 17244 includes the following:
- the hslO gene encoding Hsp33 family molecular chaperone HslO gives MDYMIRGNLKNKPIIFFVITAKDTVEEMRKIHNSSPNATACAGRSLMATGLIGYTMKNDNDMVTSIIDCDGEIKKVTVTANPKGEIKCDIINPNTGIYLNDIGKLDVKKIVGNGTLKVIKDMGLRDPYVGEINLVSGEIAEDYTYYFAMSEQTPSVVSLGVLVDNKDFFVKEAGGLIIQLLPDAMEEDIRYLEEKIKGLEYMTTLLSEGKTPEDIIRYIFDDSEVEITGKENVVYKCNCSKEKIEKVILALGKEELKNILKEDHGITLKCHFCGKEYHLNEKELSELIKEV, from the coding sequence ATGGACTATATGATCAGAGGAAATCTTAAAAATAAACCTATTATATTTTTTGTTATAACAGCAAAAGATACAGTTGAAGAAATGAGAAAAATCCACAACTCAAGCCCTAATGCAACAGCATGTGCGGGAAGAAGTTTAATGGCTACTGGATTAATCGGTTATACAATGAAAAACGACAATGATATGGTTACGAGCATTATTGACTGTGACGGAGAGATAAAAAAAGTAACCGTTACGGCAAACCCAAAAGGCGAAATAAAATGCGATATAATAAATCCTAATACAGGAATTTATTTAAATGATATAGGAAAATTAGATGTAAAAAAGATAGTCGGAAACGGAACTTTAAAAGTGATCAAAGATATGGGGCTAAGAGACCCCTATGTGGGAGAAATAAATTTAGTCAGCGGAGAAATAGCGGAAGATTACACATATTACTTCGCAATGAGCGAACAAACCCCAAGCGTTGTCTCACTGGGGGTACTCGTAGACAATAAAGATTTCTTCGTGAAAGAAGCTGGAGGACTGATCATACAACTTCTTCCGGATGCAATGGAAGAAGATATCAGATATTTGGAAGAAAAAATAAAAGGGTTAGAATACATGACTACATTACTTAGCGAAGGCAAAACTCCCGAAGATATAATAAGATATATTTTCGACGACAGCGAAGTTGAAATTACGGGAAAAGAAAATGTAGTTTATAAATGCAACTGTTCGAAGGAAAAAATAGAAAAAGTGATTTTAGCTCTGGGAAAAGAAGAATTAAAAAATATACTAAAGGAAGATCATGGTATTACTTTAAAATGCCATTTCTGTGGTAAAGAATATCACTTAAACGAAAAAGAACTTTCAGAATTGATTAAAGAGGTCTAA
- a CDS encoding PHP domain-containing protein, with translation MSKADLHVHTIMSDGSNTIDELIPMCKARGVDTLAITDHDTIGAFENFKDNYDIKIIKGIEFSTTYKNKSVHILGYFIDDKNKELNNKLTYLRNKRKNRAREIIKKLSAKENITIDYDNIKKDTDDASVGRMHIAREMVKLKYVKNTEEAFAKYIGDDMPCFVKNEKVTIPEAVELIKNTGGISFLAHPGLIKDVDNYNEILDYGLNGIEVFYPKHSNEQRQYFYDLAIERNLLISGGSDFHGVKTKGKNKIASAYLTDKYLEQIINFHKNMTK, from the coding sequence ATGTCTAAAGCGGATTTACATGTGCATACAATAATGTCTGATGGATCGAACACCATAGACGAGCTTATACCTATGTGTAAAGCTAGGGGTGTAGATACATTGGCAATTACCGACCATGACACAATTGGAGCCTTTGAAAATTTTAAAGATAATTATGACATAAAAATCATTAAAGGAATAGAATTTTCTACAACATACAAAAACAAAAGCGTTCATATTTTAGGATATTTTATAGACGATAAAAACAAAGAATTAAATAACAAATTGACTTATTTAAGAAACAAACGAAAAAACAGAGCAAGGGAAATAATAAAAAAACTAAGTGCCAAAGAAAATATAACAATTGATTATGACAATATAAAAAAAGATACTGATGATGCCTCGGTAGGCAGGATGCATATTGCGAGAGAAATGGTTAAGCTTAAATACGTAAAAAATACCGAGGAAGCATTTGCTAAATATATTGGAGATGATATGCCTTGTTTCGTAAAGAATGAAAAAGTTACGATCCCCGAAGCTGTAGAACTAATTAAAAATACAGGCGGAATAAGCTTCTTGGCTCATCCCGGATTAATTAAAGATGTTGACAACTATAATGAAATATTGGATTATGGTCTAAACGGGATAGAAGTATTTTATCCCAAACACTCAAATGAACAAAGACAGTATTTTTATGATTTAGCTATTGAAAGGAACCTTTTAATAAGCGGAGGAAGCGATTTTCACGGAGTAAAGACAAAAGGAAAAAATAAAATTGCAAGTGCTTATTTAACCGATAAATATTTAGAACAAATAATAAATTTTCATAAAAATATGACAAAATAA
- a CDS encoding thymidine kinase — MAQLYFRYSTMNAGKSIEVLKIAHNYEEQGKNVLIFTSELDDRYGEGFVGSRIGLKREAMTFNENTDFKQIVQMQEEEIHCIVIDEGQFLTGQHVLDLTQIVDYMDIPVIVYGLKNDSQNNLFEGSINLLIYADKIEEIKTVCWFCNKKATMNLRIIDGKPNYSGKQIQIGDNQNYIPVCRKCYGNPKL, encoded by the coding sequence ATGGCACAATTATACTTTAGATATTCAACTATGAATGCAGGAAAATCAATAGAAGTATTAAAAATAGCCCACAACTATGAAGAACAAGGTAAAAACGTATTGATATTTACTTCGGAACTCGATGACAGATACGGAGAGGGCTTTGTAGGTTCAAGGATAGGCTTAAAAAGAGAAGCGATGACTTTCAACGAAAATACTGATTTTAAACAAATCGTACAAATGCAGGAAGAAGAAATACACTGCATAGTTATCGACGAAGGTCAATTTCTAACAGGACAGCACGTTCTTGATCTTACTCAAATCGTGGATTATATGGATATACCGGTTATAGTCTACGGACTTAAAAACGACTCACAAAACAATTTATTTGAAGGAAGTATAAATCTACTTATATATGCAGACAAAATTGAAGAAATAAAAACAGTCTGCTGGTTCTGCAATAAAAAAGCTACAATGAATTTAAGGATAATTGACGGCAAACCCAATTATTCAGGCAAACAAATTCAAATAGGCGATAATCAAAACTACATACCGGTTTGCAGAAAGTGCTATGGAAATCCCAAATTATAA
- a CDS encoding DMT family transporter — protein MDNKKKGYLATLLMSLIMGMQYIFIKDLVKLSNNNVFLVLSSRFFVAFIVMLIIFLIKKRPIDLSFKHKEMFKLSFYNPVVNFSFQTIGVMMCPVTTVSVLIALIPIANVIVSYFMLHEKLTIKQASCMAICIAGTIIASVSSSVNNNYHFAIIGAALIIMSIFSRAIYQGKFKQIGKDVDLNDVCFYQIYYGFIIFLIILLVFMFLSPTHQIISVIRNIDFIYGILYLALLATIAVFYLNNFAVKNISVISVGLMNNVTVLVSTLAGIIFLSETFSYIQGIGLIMILIGSLLYYHTKK, from the coding sequence ATGGATAATAAGAAAAAAGGATACTTAGCGACTTTACTCATGAGTTTAATCATGGGTATGCAATATATTTTTATCAAAGATTTAGTGAAACTTTCAAATAATAATGTATTTTTAGTATTAAGCTCAAGATTTTTTGTAGCTTTTATCGTAATGCTTATTATATTCCTTATAAAGAAAAGACCTATCGACTTATCTTTTAAACATAAAGAAATGTTTAAATTATCTTTTTATAATCCCGTTGTTAATTTCTCTTTTCAGACTATTGGAGTTATGATGTGTCCCGTTACAACAGTAAGTGTTCTTATTGCTTTGATACCGATAGCAAATGTTATTGTAAGCTATTTTATGCTACACGAAAAGCTTACGATCAAACAGGCTTCCTGCATGGCGATATGTATTGCAGGAACTATTATAGCCAGTGTGTCTTCTTCCGTTAATAATAACTACCATTTTGCTATAATAGGCGCAGCGTTGATAATAATGTCCATATTCTCGAGGGCAATATATCAGGGAAAGTTTAAACAAATCGGAAAAGATGTGGATTTGAACGATGTTTGTTTTTATCAAATATACTATGGATTTATAATATTTTTGATCATATTACTGGTATTTATGTTCCTTTCTCCTACTCATCAAATAATATCCGTAATAAGAAATATTGATTTTATTTACGGGATCTTGTATCTTGCACTACTTGCTACAATTGCAGTATTTTATTTAAATAACTTTGCTGTGAAAAATATCAGCGTTATAAGTGTAGGGCTTATGAATAATGTTACTGTTTTGGTTTCGACACTTGCGGGAATAATATTCTTATCGGAAACTTTTAGTTATATTCAAGGTATAGGACTTATCATGATATTGATAGGAAGTTTACTGTATTACCATACTAAAAAATAA
- the uvrC gene encoding excinuclease ABC subunit UvrC yields the protein MSKAYSKNLNNKIKLLPENSGVYLMKDENGTIIYVGKAKVLKNRVTQYFRKNSNHTPKVLKMVENIADFEYIITNNEMEALILECNLIKKYRPYYNILMRDDKTYPYIKITIKDEYPKLFVTRKYINDGNKYFGPYANATYAKKAVSTINELYPIAMCKKELKSGVKKGNVCLNYHIGQCLGVCQGNIDTKLYNRYIKEIIDILNGKTSKIIQSLENKMNGYSENLDFENAGKVRDKIFAIRGLKSEQNVSNANADNMDILGLAMAEDMACVQVYALRDKKIVGRENYILKGQNEKDVSEVLAAFIKQFYTNTPFIPPLILVEKEFEDIDNIKDLLTNLKSKKVEIKVPVKGEKKKLLKLATDNAKLNLENIIGKEKQKALMEKKAVEEINKYANISKEGNFRYEAYDISNTSGVDSVGVMVVFDGAKRNYKAYRKFKVKSIEGPNDYGSMVEVVFRRLNRAQKELKQNDDNPRFLPLPDVIFVDGGIGHVNAVKNVVDTFDFNIKVLGLGKNNKHKLKEVVKNNEEARNIRDFEFAGKLLNDISEEVHRFAIDYHKNLRSKSFLKTTLEEIEGIGKVKCRNLLKHFKNMEELKNASIEEIVKVDGMNEELAKKVKDHFKND from the coding sequence ATGAGTAAAGCATACAGCAAAAATTTAAATAATAAAATCAAATTACTCCCCGAAAACAGCGGCGTTTATCTTATGAAAGACGAAAACGGCACTATTATTTATGTTGGCAAAGCTAAGGTACTTAAAAATAGAGTAACCCAATATTTCAGAAAAAATTCCAATCATACACCAAAAGTTTTAAAAATGGTTGAAAACATTGCAGACTTTGAATATATAATAACCAATAACGAAATGGAAGCATTAATACTGGAATGTAACTTAATAAAGAAGTATAGACCATACTATAATATTTTAATGCGTGATGATAAAACTTATCCATATATTAAGATAACGATAAAAGATGAGTATCCCAAATTATTCGTCACAAGAAAATATATAAATGACGGGAATAAATACTTCGGACCTTATGCAAATGCAACATATGCAAAAAAAGCAGTGAGTACCATAAATGAGTTATACCCTATAGCTATGTGTAAAAAAGAACTTAAAAGCGGAGTCAAAAAAGGCAATGTTTGCTTAAATTATCATATAGGGCAGTGCCTTGGAGTATGTCAGGGCAATATAGATACAAAGCTGTATAACCGTTATATAAAAGAAATAATAGATATACTGAACGGAAAGACATCTAAGATAATTCAAAGCCTTGAAAACAAAATGAACGGCTACAGCGAGAACCTTGACTTTGAAAATGCAGGAAAGGTCAGAGACAAGATTTTTGCAATCAGAGGTCTAAAAAGCGAACAGAACGTATCAAATGCCAATGCGGACAATATGGATATTTTAGGGCTTGCCATGGCAGAAGATATGGCTTGTGTACAAGTTTATGCCCTAAGAGATAAAAAGATAGTAGGCAGAGAAAATTATATATTAAAAGGTCAGAATGAAAAAGATGTAAGCGAAGTGTTGGCCGCATTCATAAAACAGTTCTATACCAATACACCGTTTATCCCCCCTTTGATTTTAGTTGAAAAAGAATTTGAAGATATAGATAATATTAAGGATCTGCTTACAAATCTAAAATCTAAAAAAGTAGAAATAAAAGTACCTGTAAAAGGAGAAAAGAAAAAACTATTAAAGCTTGCCACTGACAATGCAAAATTAAATCTTGAAAATATAATAGGAAAAGAAAAACAAAAAGCATTGATGGAAAAGAAAGCCGTTGAAGAAATAAATAAATACGCAAATATCAGCAAAGAAGGCAATTTCAGATATGAGGCATATGATATATCCAATACTTCGGGTGTGGACAGCGTAGGAGTCATGGTAGTATTTGACGGAGCAAAAAGAAATTATAAAGCATATAGAAAATTTAAAGTCAAATCTATAGAAGGTCCAAATGATTACGGAAGTATGGTAGAAGTGGTATTCAGAAGGCTGAACAGAGCACAGAAAGAACTCAAACAAAATGATGATAACCCAAGATTTTTACCTCTTCCTGATGTAATTTTTGTCGACGGAGGCATAGGTCATGTAAATGCGGTCAAAAATGTAGTAGACACATTTGATTTTAATATAAAAGTTTTGGGACTTGGGAAAAACAATAAACATAAGTTAAAAGAAGTAGTAAAAAACAATGAAGAAGCAAGAAATATAAGAGACTTCGAATTTGCCGGAAAACTATTAAACGATATAAGCGAAGAAGTCCATAGATTTGCTATTGATTATCATAAAAACCTAAGAAGCAAAAGCTTTCTTAAAACTACGCTTGAAGAAATTGAAGGGATCGGAAAGGTCAAATGCAGGAACCTTTTAAAGCATTTTAAAAATATGGAAGAACTAAAAAATGCATCTATTGAAGAAATAGTTAAAGTAGACGGAATGAATGAGGAACTTGCAAAAAAAGTCAAGGACCATTTTAAAAACGATTAG
- a CDS encoding phosphatase PAP2 family protein, translating to MNKEFYLKLYEPFYKDKNKKSFLNIIDKIVTNLIFISFPIFIIIVFINVHGVIRLILSTLIPFMLLSIFRKVFDAKRPYEIFDIKPILNKDTKGKSFPSRHVFSAFVIGTSGLFIYIPYGTLIIILGVLLAIIRVIGGVHFIKDVSVGALIGILSALIGMLI from the coding sequence ATGAATAAAGAATTTTATTTAAAATTATATGAACCCTTTTATAAAGATAAAAATAAGAAAAGTTTTCTCAATATAATAGATAAAATAGTAACAAATCTGATATTTATATCATTCCCCATATTTATAATTATTGTTTTTATTAATGTTCATGGTGTAATCAGACTTATACTTTCTACTCTAATTCCCTTTATGCTATTAAGTATATTTAGGAAAGTATTTGATGCAAAAAGACCATATGAAATATTTGATATAAAACCGATACTCAACAAAGATACAAAAGGCAAATCATTTCCCAGCAGACATGTATTTTCCGCATTTGTAATAGGAACTTCCGGCTTATTTATATATATTCCTTACGGAACGCTAATCATTATATTAGGCGTATTGCTTGCAATTATAAGAGTTATCGGCGGAGTACATTTTATAAAAGACGTGTCTGTCGGAGCGTTAATAGGAATATTGAGTGCATTGATAGGTATGCTCATATAA
- a CDS encoding helix-turn-helix transcriptional regulator — translation MNFNTNLQNLRKIHNLSQEQLAEKLDVSRQAVSKWENGTSYPEMDKLLILCDIFSLNMDELVKGNISLDDNSFKEDKALYENAQNKFSKMITLGVFLILLGVTIMSMSDGLINGGNFFINTFSSISTILFFILVTIAVFIFVYFGINHAHFVEEHPYFDDFYTKEEKSAYNRLFAGMMAVGVGIILVAVTILVGVEEILKTDVDDIPAAIGLFMFMITIAVSIFTYFGMQKAKYDINDYNKENKHHDIYSPEKNSLIGKVSGVIMLIATFIYLSLGFIWNLWHPGWVVFPLGGVLCAIATIIIGDDK, via the coding sequence ATGAATTTCAACACAAACTTACAAAACTTAAGAAAGATACATAACTTATCCCAAGAACAGCTTGCGGAAAAACTTGATGTATCAAGACAGGCCGTATCAAAATGGGAAAACGGTACATCATATCCCGAAATGGATAAATTACTTATTTTATGTGATATATTCTCCCTTAATATGGACGAACTTGTAAAAGGAAATATATCTTTGGATGATAATAGTTTTAAGGAAGATAAGGCTCTGTATGAGAATGCTCAAAATAAGTTTTCTAAAATGATAACCCTAGGAGTATTCTTGATTCTTCTTGGTGTAACGATAATGAGTATGTCCGATGGATTGATTAACGGAGGAAACTTCTTTATAAATACCTTTAGTTCAATATCTACTATATTATTTTTTATTTTGGTTACGATAGCGGTATTCATATTTGTTTATTTTGGGATCAATCATGCTCATTTCGTAGAAGAACACCCTTATTTTGACGATTTCTATACAAAAGAAGAAAAGAGTGCTTATAACAGATTATTTGCCGGAATGATGGCTGTAGGGGTGGGTATCATATTGGTTGCCGTTACTATTCTGGTAGGCGTTGAGGAAATCTTAAAAACCGATGTAGATGATATCCCTGCTGCTATCGGGTTGTTTATGTTTATGATAACAATAGCTGTAAGTATATTTACATACTTTGGAATGCAAAAGGCTAAATATGATATAAATGACTATAATAAAGAAAATAAACATCATGATATATACTCACCTGAAAAGAATTCACTTATAGGCAAAGTTTCGGGAGTAATAATGCTTATTGCTACTTTTATATATTTAAGCTTGGGCTTTATTTGGAACTTATGGCATCCCGGCTGGGTCGTATTTCCTTTAGGTGGCGTGCTTTGTGCTATAGCTACGATAATTATTGGTGATGATAAATAA
- a CDS encoding SufB/SufD family protein, which yields MNKTTEQILRVVSGFTGKFEGAFNIREDGKCAGRQSSKNIKIESKEDGPGLVIHIKPNTKDEKVYIPACVTHGAVDDLVYNDFYVGENADVTIVAGCGVHTDDGHDARHNGIHRFFLEENAHVLYEEKHIATGKGGGLKRIDPVTDVNLKKGAVLEMDTIQLEGVDSSIRKTSGVLEEGAKLLVRERIMTDGEEKARTDFDVVLKGENSKVDLISRSVAKGNSYQEFNSKINGETKCKGHSECDAILVDNGSVSASPSLIASDIDAELIHEAAIGKIAGEQILKLQSLGLTKEEAEQKIISGFLK from the coding sequence ATGAATAAGACAACAGAACAGATATTACGTGTAGTTTCCGGCTTTACAGGCAAATTCGAAGGTGCATTTAATATACGAGAAGACGGAAAATGTGCGGGAAGGCAGTCAAGCAAAAATATTAAAATCGAATCAAAAGAAGACGGTCCCGGACTTGTTATTCATATAAAACCAAATACCAAAGATGAAAAAGTTTATATTCCGGCTTGCGTAACACACGGAGCTGTGGATGACCTTGTATATAATGATTTTTATGTAGGTGAAAATGCAGATGTAACCATAGTTGCGGGCTGTGGAGTTCACACAGATGACGGTCATGATGCAAGACATAACGGTATTCATAGATTTTTCTTGGAAGAAAATGCTCATGTATTATATGAAGAAAAACATATTGCAACCGGAAAAGGCGGCGGTCTTAAAAGAATAGACCCTGTAACGGACGTAAATCTAAAAAAAGGTGCAGTCCTTGAAATGGATACTATCCAGCTTGAGGGCGTTGACAGTTCTATACGTAAAACAAGCGGTGTATTGGAAGAAGGTGCAAAGCTTCTCGTCAGAGAACGTATAATGACTGACGGAGAAGAAAAGGCAAGGACAGATTTTGATGTAGTGTTAAAGGGCGAAAATTCCAAAGTAGATTTGATTTCCCGTTCTGTAGCTAAGGGGAATTCTTATCAGGAATTCAATTCTAAAATTAACGGAGAGACAAAATGTAAGGGACACTCCGAGTGTGATGCGATATTGGTTGATAACGGTTCGGTATCTGCTTCACCTTCTTTGATAGCTTCTGATATTGATGCTGAACTTATCCATGAAGCTGCGATAGGAAAAATTGCGGGAGAACAAATCCTTAAGCTTCAAAGTTTGGGGCTTACAAAAGAAGAAGCGGAACAAAAAATTATATCCGGCTTTTTAAAATAG
- a CDS encoding ABC transporter ATP-binding protein, which translates to MLKLEHVKWKAEDGEEIIKDIDLNIESGKLVVVTGPNGGGKTTLAKLIAGIEQVTSGKVILDGKDITNEDITTRAKEGIAYAFQQPVKFKGLTVRDILKLSAGKDLEEGEACALLSKVGLCAEEYIDRELNDSLSGGESKRIEIAGVLARDAKLLIFDEPEAGIDLWSFSKLVETFEILRKRNKGTLLIISHQERILSIADEIIVISGGKVRDMGSREKILPTLFKEERANMCPKEKEL; encoded by the coding sequence ATGTTAAAGCTAGAACATGTTAAATGGAAAGCAGAAGACGGCGAAGAAATCATAAAAGATATAGATTTAAATATTGAAAGCGGTAAACTTGTTGTTGTTACAGGGCCGAATGGGGGAGGAAAGACTACTCTCGCAAAACTTATTGCAGGGATTGAACAAGTTACTTCAGGTAAGGTTATATTAGATGGTAAAGATATCACAAATGAAGATATAACCACTCGTGCAAAAGAAGGTATTGCATATGCATTCCAGCAGCCTGTTAAGTTTAAAGGACTTACCGTAAGAGATATTTTAAAACTTTCTGCGGGAAAAGATCTCGAAGAGGGGGAGGCTTGTGCTCTTTTAAGTAAAGTAGGACTTTGTGCCGAAGAATATATCGACAGAGAACTAAACGACTCTTTATCCGGAGGGGAAAGTAAAAGGATAGAAATTGCGGGAGTGCTTGCCAGAGATGCAAAACTTCTTATATTTGATGAGCCGGAAGCAGGTATAGACCTTTGGAGTTTTTCTAAATTAGTTGAAACTTTTGAAATTTTAAGAAAAAGAAATAAAGGGACTTTGCTTATTATTTCTCATCAAGAGAGGATTTTATCGATAGCTGATGAGATCATAGTTATTTCGGGCGGAAAAGTCAGAGATATGGGAAGCAGAGAAAAGATACTTCCTACATTGTTTAAAGAAGAAAGGGCAAATATGTGTCCTAAGGAAAAGGAGCTATAG
- a CDS encoding SdpI family protein has translation MGFWIFMLLMNLLLPIIMIIFEKLFTKNIPKTINMAFGYRTSMSMKNEDTWTYAHKLFGDIWYKLGIVLLVLSIIASIFTIGKSDDFLGNVTIVNESIQLIVLITPIFYVEKKLKETFDSNGNRK, from the coding sequence ATGGGATTTTGGATATTCATGCTATTAATGAATTTATTGCTGCCTATAATTATGATAATCTTCGAGAAATTATTTACTAAAAATATACCAAAGACAATCAATATGGCTTTCGGATACAGAACATCAATGTCGATGAAAAATGAAGATACATGGACGTATGCTCATAAGCTATTCGGAGATATATGGTATAAATTAGGTATTGTGTTATTAGTTTTATCAATTATAGCTTCAATATTTACAATAGGTAAAAGTGATGATTTTTTAGGCAATGTAACTATCGTAAATGAGTCCATTCAATTGATTGTTTTGATAACACCTATATTTTACGTAGAGAAAAAATTAAAAGAAACATTTGACAGTAACGGAAACAGAAAATAA
- a CDS encoding acyltransferase — translation MKEKRLDLRIPNEERANSAKRTTDILFKLNNTLPFSDEYDLLLKKLFTGGLGENCYIAPPIYINLAENIHIGNNVSINAYFKCMSAGNIYIDDDAQIAMNVSIITNNHDFYDRPVLTIKDVHIKKNAWIGAGSIILPGITIGENAIVGAGSVVTHDVEANTMVAGNPAKLIKKLDPDKF, via the coding sequence ATGAAAGAAAAAAGACTTGATTTAAGAATTCCAAACGAAGAAAGAGCCAACTCCGCAAAAAGAACAACGGACATTTTATTCAAACTAAACAACACATTGCCGTTTTCAGATGAATATGATTTACTTTTAAAAAAATTGTTTACCGGAGGACTTGGAGAAAACTGTTATATCGCACCACCTATTTATATAAATCTTGCAGAAAATATTCATATCGGTAACAATGTTTCAATAAATGCTTATTTTAAGTGTATGTCTGCAGGCAATATTTATATCGATGATGATGCACAAATAGCAATGAACGTTTCAATTATCACAAATAATCATGATTTTTACGACAGACCCGTATTAACGATAAAAGACGTACATATAAAGAAAAATGCATGGATCGGAGCAGGATCTATCATACTTCCGGGAATAACAATAGGAGAAAACGCTATAGTCGGAGCGGGAAGTGTCGTAACACATGATGTCGAAGCAAATACTATGGTTGCGGGCAATCCTGCGAAACTTATTAAAAAGCTAGACCCGGATAAATTTTAA
- a CDS encoding MBL fold metallo-hydrolase, which yields MVYRKKLIAEHGLSLLVETGDKRILMDTGQSDVFIKNAEMLGIDLNDLDAIIISHGHYDHGGGLDYLNEIDNIPSIYISEKALIPKFSINKKNNKYYFNGIEVNDNIKKHFHYIYNKEEIFKGIYLVNNIPYKNDFENKPSGFYLKQNNKMSMDLMYDEQILVIETSKGLSLFMGCSHMGVMNAISYIKDMFKGKKIYSLFAGMHLINADKDRIDKTIGMLKKENIDYIMPCHCTGYKVSAKISEEFEDNYVEVQCGSVIEI from the coding sequence ATGGTATATAGAAAAAAACTTATAGCCGAGCATGGTCTCTCTTTACTGGTTGAGACTGGTGATAAAAGGATATTGATGGATACGGGGCAGAGCGATGTATTTATAAAAAATGCAGAAATGCTCGGTATTGATTTAAATGATTTGGATGCGATAATTATTTCTCATGGACATTATGACCATGGGGGAGGACTTGATTATCTAAATGAAATAGATAATATACCAAGTATTTATATTAGTGAAAAAGCATTGATTCCAAAGTTCAGTATAAATAAAAAGAATAATAAATATTATTTTAATGGGATTGAAGTAAATGATAATATAAAAAAACATTTTCATTATATTTATAATAAGGAAGAAATCTTTAAAGGAATATATTTAGTAAATAATATACCTTATAAGAATGATTTTGAAAATAAACCGAGTGGATTTTATTTAAAGCAAAATAATAAGATGTCTATGGATTTAATGTATGATGAACAAATATTAGTAATTGAGACTTCCAAAGGCTTATCTTTATTTATGGGATGTTCTCATATGGGAGTGATGAATGCCATATCCTATATAAAAGATATGTTTAAAGGTAAAAAAATATATTCTTTATTTGCCGGCATGCATTTAATAAATGCAGATAAGGATAGGATTGATAAAACGATAGGTATGCTTAAGAAAGAAAATATCGACTATATTATGCCTTGTCACTGCACGGGATATAAGGTATCTGCTAAAATCAGTGAAGAATTTGAAGATAATTATGTTGAAGTTCAGTGCGGTAGCGTTATAGAAATATAA